In Streptomyces dangxiongensis, one DNA window encodes the following:
- a CDS encoding 2-hydroxyacid dehydrogenase, whose protein sequence is MTSDVWLPLPPDEIEGLPEGPRYLFWDGGEDGGQPYPGDPARCAVYVVPYMKPWSVRVRPLAELTGVRVIQTLTAGVDDITARLPDIAPGVRLCNARGVHETSTAELALTLTLAALRGIPGFVRAQERERWESAFHPSLADKNVLIVGYGSIGAAVEDRLTPFEVARVARVARSPRTTVRGPVHPITDLVSLLPDADVVILCTPLTEATRGLVDAGFLARMKDGALLVNVARGPVVDTGALLAELGTGRITAALDVTDPEPLPPGHPLWQAPGVLISPHVGGPSSAFLPRARRLLADQLTRFVNHRPLRNVILTTGDGSTGSNGR, encoded by the coding sequence ATGACTTCCGACGTGTGGCTCCCCCTCCCGCCCGACGAGATCGAGGGGCTTCCCGAGGGGCCCCGGTACCTGTTCTGGGACGGGGGCGAGGACGGCGGGCAGCCGTACCCCGGCGACCCCGCCCGGTGCGCGGTGTACGTGGTGCCGTACATGAAGCCGTGGTCCGTCAGGGTGCGCCCGCTGGCGGAGCTGACCGGCGTCCGGGTCATCCAGACGCTCACCGCCGGCGTCGACGACATCACCGCCCGGCTGCCGGACATCGCGCCGGGCGTCCGACTGTGCAACGCGCGCGGTGTGCACGAGACGAGCACGGCCGAACTGGCCCTCACCCTGACCCTCGCCGCGCTGCGCGGCATCCCCGGCTTCGTCCGCGCCCAGGAGCGGGAGCGCTGGGAGAGCGCCTTCCACCCCTCCCTCGCCGACAAGAACGTCCTCATCGTCGGCTACGGATCCATCGGTGCCGCCGTCGAGGACCGGCTCACGCCGTTCGAGGTTGCGCGGGTGGCGCGCGTCGCGCGCTCCCCCCGCACCACGGTGCGCGGTCCCGTGCACCCGATCACCGATCTGGTCTCGCTGCTCCCGGACGCTGATGTGGTGATCCTCTGCACCCCGCTCACGGAGGCCACCCGCGGGCTCGTCGACGCCGGTTTCCTCGCGCGGATGAAGGACGGCGCGCTGCTGGTGAACGTGGCGCGCGGACCCGTCGTGGACACCGGGGCGCTGCTCGCCGAGCTGGGGACGGGCCGCATCACCGCCGCCCTGGACGTGACCGACCCCGAGCCGCTGCCGCCGGGCCATCCGCTGTGGCAGGCGCCGGGAGTGCTGATCAGCCCGCACGTGGGCGGCCCGTCCTCGGCCTTCCTGCCGCGTGCCCGACGGTTGCTCGCCGACCAGTTGACCCGGTTCGTGAACCACCGGCCGCTGCGGAACGTGATCCTTACGACGGGAGACGGCAGCACGGGATCAAACGGGCGGTAA
- a CDS encoding aldo/keto reductase, which translates to MERRTIGAGALAVGAVGLGCMPMSWAYSGSRQRGDESLRTVHRALDLGCDLLDTADMYGPFTNELLLGRALRERRGDAFVSTKAGLLVGDQHIVANGRPGYVKRACDASLRRLQTDVIDLYQLHRADPEVPVEETWGAMADLVRAGKVRALGLCAVGARGGRRHGAGTYDSTLRQLRRVQQVFPVSAVQAELSVWSPQALQALLPWCEARGVGLLAAMPLGNGFLTGTLTPGQGFEPDDVRARHPRFTAEMMAANQPIVAGLRRIARRHGEDVTPAQVALAWVLAQGRHVIALPGTKRERWAAQNAAAAGLRLTGEDMAEVSRLPAAQKSWD; encoded by the coding sequence GTGGAGCGCAGGACGATCGGCGCGGGGGCGCTCGCGGTGGGGGCCGTCGGACTCGGGTGCATGCCGATGAGCTGGGCGTACAGCGGATCCCGGCAGCGGGGTGACGAGTCGCTCAGAACCGTGCACCGGGCGCTGGACCTGGGCTGCGACCTCCTGGACACCGCGGACATGTACGGCCCGTTCACCAACGAGCTGCTGCTGGGCCGGGCGCTCAGGGAGCGGCGCGGGGACGCGTTCGTGTCCACGAAGGCGGGCCTGCTGGTGGGCGATCAGCACATCGTGGCCAACGGCCGCCCCGGCTATGTGAAGCGGGCCTGCGACGCCTCGCTGCGGCGGTTGCAGACCGACGTGATCGACCTGTACCAGCTTCACCGCGCCGACCCCGAGGTGCCTGTCGAGGAGACCTGGGGTGCGATGGCGGACCTGGTGCGCGCCGGGAAGGTGCGGGCGCTGGGCCTGTGCGCGGTGGGGGCGCGCGGCGGGCGCCGCCACGGCGCCGGGACGTACGACAGCACGCTGCGCCAGCTCCGGCGGGTGCAGCAGGTGTTCCCGGTGAGCGCGGTGCAGGCGGAGCTGTCGGTGTGGTCGCCGCAGGCGCTTCAGGCGCTGCTGCCGTGGTGCGAGGCACGCGGCGTGGGCCTCCTGGCGGCGATGCCGCTCGGCAACGGCTTCCTGACCGGCACGCTGACGCCGGGGCAGGGCTTCGAACCGGACGACGTACGCGCCCGTCACCCCCGGTTCACGGCCGAGATGATGGCGGCCAACCAGCCGATCGTCGCCGGCCTGCGCCGGATCGCCCGCCGGCACGGCGAGGACGTCACGCCGGCCCAGGTGGCGCTGGCGTGGGTGCTGGCACAGGGCCGCCATGTGATCGCCCTGCCGGGCACCAAGCGGGAGCGCTGGGCGGCGCAGAACGCGGCGGCGGCCGGGCTGCGGCTGACCGGGGAGGACATGGCGGAGGTGTCCCGGCTGCCGGCGGCGCAGAAATCGTGGGACTAG
- a CDS encoding PQQ-dependent sugar dehydrogenase encodes MIVQRRAVTAVLAAACLLPAAGCSGGGDGPPPGFGRTATGTAPGASSPGAGFTAPPAKGSVTVLRTVAEGLKTPWGLAPLPGGGLLVSSRDEGTIVRIDDRTGRKTELGTVSGVAPAGEGGLLGIALSPDYASDRMVYAYFTSASDNRVVRMRYDERKPAGEQLGAPDTVFKGIPKGLIHNGGRIAFGPDGMLYAGTGESGQRGLAQDRKSLGGKILRMTPDGEPAPGNPFPGSVVYSYGHRNVQGLAWDRRQRLFASEFGQDTWDELNAIRPGGDYGWPVTEGRSARAGYLDPVAQWHTDDASPSGIAAVDGMIWMAGLKGKRLWRIPLRGTAASAAPQAFLTGVYGRLRTVVPAGGDRIWLVTSNTDGRGTPKKGDDRVLEARVH; translated from the coding sequence ATGATCGTGCAACGTCGAGCTGTGACGGCCGTGCTGGCCGCGGCCTGTCTCCTGCCGGCAGCCGGCTGCTCCGGAGGCGGAGACGGGCCGCCACCGGGCTTCGGGCGTACGGCGACAGGCACGGCGCCCGGTGCCTCCTCGCCGGGGGCCGGCTTCACCGCACCCCCCGCCAAGGGCTCGGTGACGGTGCTGCGCACGGTGGCCGAGGGCCTGAAGACGCCGTGGGGGCTGGCGCCGCTGCCCGGCGGCGGTCTGCTCGTCTCCTCCCGTGACGAGGGCACGATCGTCCGGATCGACGACAGGACGGGCCGCAAGACGGAACTGGGCACGGTCTCCGGGGTCGCCCCGGCCGGCGAGGGCGGCCTGCTGGGCATCGCCCTCTCCCCCGACTACGCCTCCGACCGCATGGTCTACGCCTACTTCACCTCCGCCTCGGACAATCGTGTCGTCCGCATGCGCTACGACGAGCGGAAACCGGCCGGTGAACAACTCGGCGCTCCGGACACGGTGTTCAAGGGCATCCCCAAGGGCCTCATCCACAACGGCGGCCGGATCGCCTTCGGCCCGGACGGCATGCTGTACGCGGGCACCGGCGAGAGCGGGCAGCGGGGCCTGGCCCAGGACAGGAAGTCCCTGGGCGGGAAGATCCTGCGCATGACCCCGGACGGCGAACCGGCGCCCGGCAATCCGTTCCCCGGCTCCGTGGTGTACTCCTACGGCCACCGCAACGTCCAGGGCCTGGCCTGGGACCGCCGACAGCGGCTGTTCGCCTCCGAGTTCGGCCAGGACACCTGGGACGAGCTGAACGCGATCAGACCCGGCGGCGACTACGGCTGGCCGGTCACCGAGGGCAGGTCCGCCAGGGCCGGGTACCTCGACCCGGTCGCCCAGTGGCACACCGACGACGCCTCCCCCAGCGGCATCGCCGCCGTCGACGGGATGATCTGGATGGCGGGCCTGAAGGGCAAGCGGCTGTGGCGTATCCCGCTGCGCGGCACAGCGGCGTCGGCCGCCCCGCAGGCGTTCCTCACGGGCGTCTACGGCCGCCTGCGCACGGTGGTGCCGGCGGGTGGCGACCGGATCTGGCTGGTGACGAGCAACACGGACGGCCGCGGGACCCCGAAGAAGGGTGACGACCGGGTCCTGGAGGCCCGGGTCCACTAG
- a CDS encoding DUF6191 domain-containing protein has protein sequence MFEAFDDLFAPGRKHTRDEQNRLALTREDVGDNDPGRGPIDLASGKARIRLPGPPPVEPPPVEPPGQDPAEPNRPDPN, from the coding sequence GTGTTCGAGGCCTTCGACGACCTGTTCGCGCCCGGCCGCAAGCACACCCGGGACGAGCAGAACCGGCTCGCGCTGACCCGCGAGGACGTCGGCGACAACGACCCCGGCCGAGGCCCCATCGACCTCGCGTCCGGCAAGGCACGCATACGGCTACCCGGACCGCCCCCGGTCGAGCCGCCCCCGGTCGAGCCGCCCGGACAGGACCCGGCCGAACCGAACCGACCGGACCCGAACTGA
- a CDS encoding helix-turn-helix transcriptional regulator, whose translation MLGPVETWFVSPVFVGRTDELGTLKDALARAAAAEPQALLLGGEAGVGKTRLVEEFATAAARREAVVAVGGCVEVGADGLPFAPFSTALRALRDALPEEFTAAAAGQEEELARLLPDLGETGAGRHDEQGMARLFELTARLLERVAAAHTVVLVLEDLHWADASTRHLLAYLFRTLRAGRLLVLATYRSDDIHRRHPLRPLLAELDRLRTVRRIELARFTREEACRQIAGILAAEPDPVQVDEIYERSDGNAFFIEELAVAGRQGDCAGLTDSLRDLLLVRVEALPESAQRVTRVVAEGGSTVEYRLIAAVVQLSEDDLIEALRAAVGANILTATRAGDGYRFRHSLVREAVADDLLPGERSRLNRRYAEALEADPGLVPADARVMRLASYWYHARDAAKALPAVLAASVVARRRHAYTEQLGLLERAMELWDGAPQEVRSALRPVDCTEAYPPCGCDPVTTPLRYLDLMAEAAVAGRFGGERERALKITKRALRLLDDEPDPLRAAWFWVQRSRLVQAQARGDGRHELATAQDLVRGLPPSEVHAEVLAVAANWSMQHRPGPEAFAAAERAVEYARMVGARETELHARLTLGGLIVDSGDPETGLAQMRQVLRETRAEGMHPVAGRAYVNLPSALQSIGRDREAAPLLREGVDFCRRYGLLDSEAWVWGNLSDALYSLGRWTEAAEAAAHATRVGHSAKPRGAGALRLAHLALARGDLDEAARQHTAARTRYGTHDPIPQQSLPLARITVGLAAAEGRIGDARAAVLLALDGGLPPGTHRYGWPLLLAAATAEADARTLPAARSGRAEFLDRLSTAVGALTTGVPLWQAYGRWTRAELLRAQGRDTADTWSPVVAAFECLDRPYDLGRVRHRLAGALLTEGGEDERDRAVELLRLAAAVAAHLDARPLADAVARLAQRARLSLTRAPRQDAAPADPVEALGLTNRERDVLGLVAAGRTNRQIAQELFISPKTASVHVSHILGKLGVSGRGEAAAVAHRLGLFAAEPLAAEARG comes from the coding sequence ATGCTCGGGCCCGTGGAGACCTGGTTCGTCAGTCCCGTGTTCGTCGGCCGCACCGACGAGCTGGGCACACTGAAAGACGCGCTCGCCCGTGCCGCCGCGGCCGAGCCGCAGGCGCTGCTGCTCGGCGGCGAGGCGGGCGTCGGCAAGACCCGCCTCGTCGAGGAGTTCGCCACGGCCGCCGCCCGCCGCGAGGCCGTCGTCGCCGTCGGCGGCTGCGTGGAGGTCGGCGCCGACGGACTGCCGTTCGCCCCCTTCTCCACCGCGCTGCGCGCCCTGAGGGACGCCCTGCCCGAGGAGTTCACCGCCGCCGCGGCGGGCCAGGAGGAGGAGCTGGCCCGGCTGCTGCCCGATCTCGGCGAGACCGGTGCCGGCCGCCACGACGAGCAGGGCATGGCCCGCCTGTTCGAGCTGACCGCCCGGCTGCTGGAGCGGGTCGCCGCCGCACACACCGTCGTACTCGTCCTGGAGGACCTGCACTGGGCCGACGCCTCCACCCGCCACCTCCTCGCCTACCTCTTCCGCACCCTGCGCGCCGGCCGTCTCCTCGTCCTCGCCACCTACCGCTCCGACGACATCCACCGCCGCCACCCGCTGCGCCCCCTGCTCGCCGAACTGGACCGGCTGCGCACCGTCCGCCGCATCGAACTGGCCCGCTTCACCCGCGAGGAGGCATGCCGCCAGATCGCCGGCATCCTCGCCGCCGAACCCGACCCCGTCCAGGTCGACGAGATCTACGAACGCTCCGACGGCAACGCCTTCTTCATCGAGGAACTCGCCGTCGCCGGCCGCCAGGGCGACTGCGCCGGCCTCACCGACTCCCTGCGCGATCTGCTGCTGGTCCGGGTCGAGGCCCTGCCCGAGAGCGCCCAGCGGGTCACCCGCGTCGTCGCCGAGGGCGGTTCCACGGTGGAGTACCGGCTGATCGCCGCCGTGGTCCAGCTCTCCGAGGACGACCTCATCGAGGCACTGCGGGCCGCCGTCGGCGCCAACATCCTCACCGCCACCCGGGCCGGCGACGGCTACCGCTTCCGGCACTCCCTCGTCCGCGAGGCCGTCGCCGACGACCTGCTGCCCGGCGAACGCTCCCGGCTCAACCGCCGTTACGCCGAAGCCCTGGAGGCCGACCCGGGGCTCGTCCCGGCCGACGCCCGCGTGATGCGCCTGGCCAGTTACTGGTACCACGCCCGTGACGCCGCGAAGGCCCTGCCCGCCGTCCTGGCCGCCTCCGTCGTGGCCCGCCGCCGGCACGCCTACACCGAACAACTGGGCCTGCTGGAACGGGCGATGGAGCTGTGGGACGGCGCCCCGCAGGAGGTGCGCTCCGCCCTGCGCCCCGTCGACTGCACCGAGGCGTACCCCCCGTGCGGCTGTGACCCGGTGACCACCCCCCTGCGCTACCTCGACCTGATGGCCGAGGCCGCCGTGGCGGGCCGTTTCGGCGGCGAGCGGGAACGCGCCCTGAAGATCACCAAACGGGCCCTGCGCCTCCTGGACGACGAGCCGGACCCCCTGCGCGCCGCCTGGTTCTGGGTGCAGCGCTCCCGGCTCGTGCAGGCCCAGGCCCGCGGCGACGGCCGGCACGAACTGGCCACCGCCCAGGACCTGGTGCGCGGCCTGCCGCCGTCCGAGGTGCACGCCGAGGTGCTGGCGGTCGCCGCCAACTGGTCCATGCAGCACCGGCCCGGCCCCGAGGCCTTCGCCGCCGCCGAGCGGGCCGTGGAGTACGCGCGGATGGTGGGCGCCCGCGAGACCGAACTGCACGCCCGCCTCACCCTGGGCGGCCTGATCGTGGACTCCGGCGACCCCGAGACCGGCCTGGCACAGATGCGGCAGGTCCTGCGGGAGACCCGGGCGGAGGGCATGCACCCGGTCGCGGGCCGCGCCTACGTCAACCTGCCGTCCGCGTTGCAGAGCATCGGACGGGACCGGGAGGCCGCCCCCCTGCTGCGCGAGGGCGTCGACTTCTGCCGCCGGTACGGGCTGCTGGACTCCGAGGCCTGGGTGTGGGGCAACCTGTCCGACGCGCTGTACTCGCTCGGCCGGTGGACGGAGGCGGCCGAGGCCGCCGCGCACGCGACCCGGGTCGGTCACAGCGCCAAGCCCCGGGGCGCGGGCGCCCTGCGCCTGGCCCACCTCGCCCTGGCCCGCGGCGACCTCGACGAGGCGGCCCGGCAGCACACCGCCGCCCGCACCCGGTACGGTACGCACGACCCGATACCCCAGCAGTCCCTGCCGCTGGCCCGGATCACTGTCGGTCTCGCCGCCGCGGAGGGCCGTATCGGCGACGCCCGCGCCGCTGTGCTCCTGGCCCTGGACGGCGGCCTGCCGCCCGGCACCCACCGCTACGGCTGGCCGCTGCTGCTGGCAGCCGCCACCGCCGAGGCCGACGCCCGCACCCTGCCCGCCGCCCGGTCCGGCCGCGCCGAGTTCCTCGACCGCCTCTCGACGGCCGTGGGTGCCCTCACCACCGGCGTCCCCCTCTGGCAGGCCTACGGCCGGTGGACCCGCGCCGAACTGCTGCGCGCGCAGGGCCGGGACACCGCCGACACCTGGTCGCCCGTCGTCGCCGCCTTCGAGTGCCTGGACCGCCCCTACGACCTCGGCCGGGTCCGCCACCGCCTCGCCGGGGCGCTGCTCACCGAGGGCGGCGAGGACGAGCGGGACCGTGCGGTGGAGCTGCTCCGGCTGGCCGCCGCGGTCGCCGCCCACCTGGACGCCCGACCCCTCGCCGACGCCGTCGCCCGGCTCGCCCAGCGCGCCCGTCTCAGCCTGACGCGCGCGCCCCGGCAGGACGCCGCCCCGGCCGACCCGGTCGAGGCGCTGGGCCTCACCAACCGGGAGCGGGACGTCCTCGGCCTTGTCGCGGCCGGCCGCACCAACCGCCAGATCGCCCAGGAGCTGTTCATCTCACCGAAGACCGCGAGCGTCCACGTCTCCCACATCCTCGGCAAGCTCGGTGTCTCGGGCCGGGGCGAGGCGGCGGCGGTGGCGCACCGGCTGGGCCTGTTCGCCGCCGAGCCCCTGGCCGCCGAGGCACGGGGCTGA
- a CDS encoding GNAT family N-acetyltransferase has protein sequence MYATSLGDDGAELRPLEVWHAGELLAHIDRGREFIGRHVGLPDVVPDLDGARAWLRSYADKRGADAGSVHGIWLDGRLVGGLLFRVWDTPSGVCEAGCWLEPAAAGRGLVTRGMRVLLDWAFEERGMHRVEWHVSSANEPSIGVARRLGMSREGVLRENYPHRGVRTSTEIWAVLAPEWRTARARAPHSGR, from the coding sequence ATGTACGCGACATCCCTGGGTGACGACGGAGCCGAACTGCGGCCCCTGGAGGTCTGGCACGCCGGGGAACTCCTCGCCCACATCGACCGGGGGCGGGAGTTCATCGGCCGGCACGTCGGCCTGCCGGACGTGGTGCCCGACCTGGACGGAGCCCGGGCCTGGCTGAGGTCGTACGCGGACAAGCGCGGCGCCGACGCGGGCAGCGTGCACGGCATCTGGCTGGACGGAAGGCTCGTGGGCGGGCTGCTGTTCCGCGTCTGGGACACCCCGAGCGGCGTCTGCGAGGCCGGCTGCTGGCTGGAGCCCGCGGCGGCCGGGCGCGGCCTGGTCACGCGTGGCATGCGGGTGCTGCTCGACTGGGCCTTCGAGGAGCGCGGCATGCACCGGGTGGAGTGGCACGTGTCCTCCGCCAACGAGCCGAGCATCGGCGTGGCCCGGCGGCTCGGCATGAGCCGTGAGGGCGTGCTCCGCGAGAACTACCCGCACCGGGGTGTGCGCACCAGCACCGAGATCTGGGCGGTGCTGGCCCCCGAGTGGCGTACGGCACGCGCGCGTGCCCCGCACAGCGGCCGTTAA
- the gatB gene encoding Asp-tRNA(Asn)/Glu-tRNA(Gln) amidotransferase subunit GatB, whose amino-acid sequence MTTTTDLVSYEDALASYDPVMGLEVHVELGTKTKMFCGCSTELGAEPNSQTCPVCLGMPGALPVVNATGVESAIRIGLALNCEIAEWCRFARKNYFYPDMPKNFQTSQYDEPIAFDGYLDVQLEDGETFRVEIERAHMEEDTGKSTHVGGATGRIHGASHSLLDYNRAGIPLIEIVTKPIEGAGERAPEVAKAYVRELREVIKALGVSEARMEMGQMRCDVNLSLRPHGREKFGTRSETKNVNSLRSVERAARFEIQRHAAVLSSGGTIVQETRHFHEDTGSTTSGRVKEEAEDYRYFPEPDLVPVAPSREWVEEIRAALPELPLVRRTRLLAEWGISATDMQAMLNAGALDLIVATIDAGADAASARKWWMGELARSANESGAALDELAITPQQVARVTELVAKGDLNDKLARQVIEGVLAGEGTPDEVVDKRGLKVVSDEGALTTAVEEAIAGNPAVADKIRGGKVAAAGALVGAVMKATRGQADAARVKELILQKLGVEEG is encoded by the coding sequence GTGACCACCACGACCGACCTGGTGTCGTACGAGGACGCGCTGGCGTCGTACGACCCCGTCATGGGCCTTGAGGTCCACGTCGAGCTCGGCACCAAGACGAAGATGTTCTGCGGGTGCTCCACCGAGCTGGGCGCCGAGCCCAACTCGCAGACCTGCCCCGTCTGCCTCGGCATGCCCGGCGCGCTCCCGGTCGTCAACGCGACCGGCGTCGAGTCCGCGATCCGAATCGGTCTCGCGCTGAACTGCGAGATCGCCGAGTGGTGCCGCTTCGCCCGGAAGAACTACTTCTATCCGGACATGCCGAAGAACTTCCAGACCTCCCAGTACGACGAGCCGATCGCCTTCGACGGCTACCTCGACGTGCAGCTCGAGGACGGCGAGACCTTCCGCGTGGAGATCGAACGCGCCCACATGGAGGAGGACACCGGCAAGTCCACCCACGTGGGCGGCGCGACCGGCCGTATCCACGGCGCCTCGCACTCGCTGCTCGACTACAACCGTGCCGGCATCCCGCTCATCGAGATCGTCACCAAGCCGATCGAGGGCGCGGGCGAACGCGCCCCCGAGGTGGCGAAGGCGTACGTCCGTGAGCTGCGCGAGGTCATCAAGGCGCTCGGCGTCTCCGAGGCCCGCATGGAGATGGGCCAGATGCGCTGCGACGTGAACCTGTCGCTGCGCCCGCACGGCCGCGAGAAGTTCGGCACGCGCAGCGAGACGAAGAACGTCAACTCGCTGCGGTCCGTCGAGCGTGCGGCCCGCTTCGAGATCCAGCGGCACGCGGCGGTGCTGTCGTCCGGCGGCACGATCGTGCAGGAGACCCGCCACTTCCACGAGGACACCGGGTCGACGACCTCGGGCCGCGTGAAGGAGGAGGCCGAGGACTACCGGTACTTCCCGGAGCCCGACCTCGTCCCCGTGGCTCCCTCGCGCGAGTGGGTCGAGGAGATCCGCGCGGCGCTGCCCGAGCTGCCGCTGGTCCGCCGTACCCGGCTGCTCGCCGAGTGGGGCATCTCCGCCACCGACATGCAGGCGATGCTCAACGCCGGCGCGCTGGACCTGATCGTCGCCACGATCGACGCCGGTGCCGACGCGGCCTCCGCCCGCAAGTGGTGGATGGGTGAACTGGCGCGCAGCGCCAACGAGTCCGGCGCCGCGCTGGACGAGCTGGCGATCACTCCGCAGCAGGTGGCCCGGGTCACCGAGCTGGTCGCGAAGGGTGACCTGAACGACAAGCTGGCCCGTCAGGTCATCGAGGGCGTCCTCGCGGGCGAGGGCACCCCGGACGAGGTCGTCGACAAGCGCGGGCTGAAGGTCGTCTCCGACGAGGGCGCGCTGACCACCGCCGTGGAGGAGGCCATCGCCGGCAACCCGGCCGTCGCGGACAAGATCCGCGGCGGCAAGGTGGCCGCGGCCGGCGCCCTGGTCGGCGCGGTCATGAAGGCCACGCGCGGCCAGGCCGACGCGGCCCGCGTGAAGGAGCTGATCCTTCAGAAGCTGGGCGTCGAAGAGGGCTGA
- the gatA gene encoding Asp-tRNA(Asn)/Glu-tRNA(Gln) amidotransferase subunit GatA — protein MTDSNIIKLTAAEIAARIASGELTAVEVTEAHLARIDAVDEKVHAFLHVDREGALAQARAVDDKRARGEKLGPLAGVPLALKDIFTTEGVPTTVGSKILEGWIPPYDATLTKRLKAADVVILGKTNMDEFAMGSSTENSAYGPTGNPWDLTRIPGGSGGGSSAALAAFQAPLAIGTDTGGSIRQPASVTGTVGVKPTYGAVSRYGMVAFSSSLDQGGPCARTVLDAALLHEVIAGHDPLDSTSIDAPVPPVVEAARNGSVEGMRVGVVKQFRGEGYQAGVIQRFDESVELLRELGAEIVELDCPSFDLALSAYYLIAPSECSSNLARFDGLRYGLRTGDDGTHSAEEVTSLTREAGFGPEVKRRIMLGTYALSSGYYDAYYGSAQKVRTLITRDFEKAFEQVDVIVSPTTPTTAFPIGERADDPMAMYLADLCTIPANLAGNAAMSLPCGLAPEDNLPVGLQIIAPAMQDDRLYKVGAAVEAAFVEKWGHPLLEEAPSL, from the coding sequence ATGACGGACAGCAACATCATCAAGCTCACGGCAGCCGAGATCGCCGCGAGGATCGCCTCCGGCGAGCTGACGGCCGTCGAGGTGACCGAGGCGCACCTCGCCCGGATCGACGCCGTGGACGAGAAGGTGCACGCCTTCCTCCACGTCGACCGCGAGGGCGCCCTCGCCCAGGCCCGTGCCGTGGACGACAAGCGCGCCCGCGGCGAGAAGCTCGGCCCGCTGGCCGGCGTACCGCTCGCCCTGAAGGACATCTTCACCACCGAGGGCGTGCCCACGACCGTCGGCTCGAAGATCCTCGAAGGCTGGATCCCGCCGTACGACGCGACGCTCACCAAGCGGCTCAAGGCCGCCGACGTCGTCATCCTCGGCAAGACCAACATGGACGAGTTCGCCATGGGGTCGTCCACGGAGAACAGCGCGTACGGCCCCACCGGCAACCCGTGGGACCTCACCAGGATCCCCGGCGGCTCCGGCGGCGGTTCGAGTGCCGCCCTCGCCGCGTTCCAGGCCCCCCTCGCCATCGGCACCGACACCGGCGGCTCCATCCGCCAGCCGGCCTCCGTCACCGGCACGGTCGGCGTGAAGCCGACGTACGGCGCGGTCTCCCGTTACGGCATGGTCGCCTTCTCCTCCTCCCTCGACCAGGGCGGGCCCTGCGCCCGTACGGTCCTGGACGCGGCCCTGCTGCACGAGGTGATCGCCGGGCACGACCCGCTCGACTCCACCTCCATCGACGCCCCGGTCCCGCCGGTCGTCGAGGCCGCCCGCAACGGCAGCGTCGAGGGCATGCGCGTCGGCGTGGTCAAGCAGTTCCGCGGCGAGGGCTACCAGGCCGGCGTCATCCAGCGCTTCGACGAGTCGGTCGAGCTGCTCAGGGAGCTGGGCGCCGAGATCGTCGAGCTGGACTGCCCGTCCTTCGACCTCGCCCTGTCGGCGTACTACCTGATCGCGCCCTCCGAGTGCTCCTCCAACCTCGCCCGCTTCGACGGTCTGCGCTACGGCCTGCGGACCGGCGACGACGGCACGCACTCCGCCGAGGAGGTCACCTCCCTCACCCGTGAGGCGGGCTTCGGCCCCGAGGTCAAGCGCCGCATCATGCTCGGCACGTACGCCCTGTCGAGCGGCTACTACGACGCCTACTACGGCTCGGCGCAGAAGGTCCGCACGCTCATCACGCGGGACTTCGAGAAGGCCTTCGAGCAGGTCGACGTGATCGTCTCCCCGACGACCCCGACCACCGCCTTCCCGATCGGCGAGCGCGCCGACGACCCGATGGCGATGTACCTCGCGGACCTGTGCACCATCCCGGCCAACCTGGCGGGCAACGCGGCCATGTCCCTGCCGTGCGGTCTCGCCCCGGAGGACAACCTCCCGGTGGGACTCCAGATCATCGCCCCCGCGATGCAGGACGACCGGCTCTACAAGGTCGGCGCCGCCGTCGAGGCGGCCTTCGTGGAAAAGTGGGGGCACCCGCTGCTCGAGGAGGCTCCGTCGCTGTGA
- the gatC gene encoding Asp-tRNA(Asn)/Glu-tRNA(Gln) amidotransferase subunit GatC — MPGITREEVAHLARLARLELKPEELDHFAGQLDDIIGAVARVSEVADQDVPPTSHPLPLTNVMRPDEVRPSLTPEQALSGAPAQEQQRFKVPQILGED, encoded by the coding sequence ATGCCTGGCATCACGCGCGAGGAGGTCGCCCACCTCGCCCGGCTGGCGCGTCTGGAGCTGAAGCCCGAAGAACTCGACCACTTCGCGGGACAGCTTGACGACATCATCGGCGCGGTCGCCCGCGTCAGCGAGGTCGCCGACCAAGACGTACCGCCGACCTCCCACCCGCTGCCGCTGACGAACGTCATGCGGCCGGACGAGGTCCGTCCCTCGCTCACCCCCGAGCAGGCGCTCTCCGGCGCCCCGGCCCAGGAGCAGCAGCGTTTCAAGGTGCCGCAGATCCTGGGGGAGGACTAA